One region of Synergistaceae bacterium genomic DNA includes:
- a CDS encoding SDR family oxidoreductase gives MSAKRVLITGGAGFIGSHLCEKLLEQGNDVICVDNLFTGQKNNIRHLMQNDYFEFIRHDIIESLYVECDQIYNLACPASPIHYQYDPIKTSKANFMGALNMLGLAKRCHARVLQASTSEVYGDPEVHPQPESYRGCVNTIGIRSCYDEGKRIAETLFFDYHRQHKVDIKVVRIFNTYGPRMRPDDGRVVSNFIVQALKGNDITIYGDGTQTRSFCYVSDLVDGIIKMMNSSDNFTGPVNLGNPGEFTMLELAEMVLRLTGSKSKIVYMPLPQDDPTQRKPVIELAKKELNWEPTIKLEDGLKETINYFRKTVL, from the coding sequence TTGTCAGCTAAAAGAGTTCTCATTACGGGCGGAGCAGGTTTTATCGGCTCTCATTTGTGCGAAAAATTGCTTGAACAGGGCAACGACGTAATTTGCGTAGATAATTTATTCACAGGCCAGAAAAATAATATCCGGCACTTGATGCAAAATGATTATTTCGAGTTCATACGCCATGACATAATCGAAAGCCTTTATGTTGAATGCGATCAAATTTATAATCTCGCCTGCCCTGCGTCGCCTATTCATTATCAATATGACCCGATTAAAACGAGTAAAGCAAATTTTATGGGTGCGTTAAATATGCTTGGACTCGCTAAAAGATGCCACGCAAGAGTTTTACAGGCTTCAACATCAGAAGTCTACGGAGATCCTGAAGTCCACCCCCAACCAGAAAGCTATAGAGGCTGCGTAAATACAATAGGGATTCGTTCATGCTATGACGAGGGAAAAAGAATCGCCGAGACACTTTTTTTTGACTATCACAGACAGCACAAAGTTGATATTAAAGTCGTAAGAATCTTTAACACCTACGGGCCGAGAATGAGACCTGATGACGGACGAGTCGTAAGTAATTTCATCGTTCAGGCGTTGAAGGGAAATGACATCACAATTTACGGCGACGGGACGCAGACACGCAGCTTTTGTTACGTGAGCGATCTTGTTGACGGAATCATAAAGATGATGAACAGCAGCGATAATTTCACAGGGCCGGTTAATTTAGGGAATCCCGGAGAATTTACCATGTTAGAACTTGCAGAAATGGTGTTACGACTCACGGGCTCAAAATCGAAAATTGTTTATATGCCGCTTCCACAGGACGACCCGACGCAAAGAAAACCCGTTATAGAGCTCGCAAAGAAAGAATTAAACTGGGAACCGACTATAAAACTTGAAGACGGCCTCAAGGAAACAATAAATTATTTCAGGAAAACAGTTTTGTAA
- a CDS encoding sugar transferase yields MYRNFFKRLIDIALSLCALIFLAVPMIIFALIIKHEDSGPALFTQKRVGRGKKLFDMYKFRSMKLNTPHDVPTHLLADPEKYILHCGQWMRKYSIDELPQILNILKGDMSIVGPRPALWNQDDLIAERDKYGANNIRPGLTGWAQINGRDELEISEKAKFDGEYIKRESFMFDLLCIIKTFTNVFKHEGVVEGGTGAMKS; encoded by the coding sequence ATGTACAGAAATTTTTTCAAGCGTTTGATAGATATTGCCTTGAGTCTTTGCGCGTTAATTTTCCTTGCTGTACCTATGATTATATTTGCATTGATAATTAAGCACGAGGACTCCGGGCCTGCTTTATTCACACAAAAACGTGTAGGGCGCGGAAAAAAACTTTTTGACATGTATAAATTCCGCTCGATGAAGTTAAACACGCCTCATGATGTGCCGACTCATTTATTAGCAGATCCGGAAAAATATATTTTGCACTGCGGTCAATGGATGCGCAAATATTCAATTGATGAACTCCCGCAAATTTTAAATATTCTCAAGGGTGATATGTCGATAGTAGGGCCTCGTCCGGCATTATGGAATCAAGATGATTTAATTGCAGAACGAGACAAATACGGCGCAAATAACATCAGACCGGGCTTAACAGGCTGGGCACAGATTAACGGGCGCGATGAACTCGAAATATCAGAGAAAGCAAAATTTGACGGTGAATACATCAAGCGCGAGTCTTTCATGTTCGATTTATTATGCATAATTAAGACATTTACGAACGTTTTTAAGCATGAAGGAGTAGTCGAGGGCGGAACAGGCGCAATGAAATCATAA